A single genomic interval of Panulirus ornatus isolate Po-2019 chromosome 37, ASM3632096v1, whole genome shotgun sequence harbors:
- the LOC139760600 gene encoding uncharacterized protein — MRALQVLLVAVTAVLMLENGVSKVEAAPQGKVSLSRVYKNSPGTGYAYSTRHGSSSASTNAVVPSATVQSTATGTHAQGDLLVTGPVRLTPVDHTMEVKKARKAFFSLYDKQARLAAEAPDTDFGTLRYGEAVIESEAEDDDDHHTISVYYAEDDEEEDEDEGDDDEEEEEEDEEDEEEEDSEEEEEDEYEEDSDEEGDDSSSSEEDYGDSSSSEEDGEDSSEEGEDSSEEGDDSSSSSSSSSSEEDGEYGLVWGARGWTRQRLTPGALRLNQVTPKPISDTLEVKQAKKKFYELYKTQAEMSFNAPDH, encoded by the exons ATGCGTGCCCTGCAA GTATTGTTGGTGGCCGTTACGGCggtgttgatgttggagaatggAGTGTCTAAGGTGGAAGCAGCCCCACAGGGGAAGGTGTCCCTTTCCCGAGTGTACAAGAACAGCCCAGGCACCGGATACGCCTACTCCACCCGACATGGCTCTAGCTCCGCCAGCACCAACGCCGTGGTTCCATCAGCGACAGTGCAGAGCACAGCAACGGGCACGCACGCGCAGG GTGACCTCCTGGTGACTGGACCGGTGCGTTTGACACCTGTGGACCATACCATGGAGGTGAAAAAGGCTCGCAAGGCCTTCTTCAGTCTCTACGACAAGCAGGCCAG GTTGGCCGCTGAGGCACCGGATACTGACTTCGGCACCTTGAGGTACGGCGAGGCAGTGATCGAAAGCGAGGCCGAAGATGACGACGACCATCACACCATCTCCGTCTACTACGCCGaggacgatgaggaggaggatgaagacgagggtgatgatgatgaagaagaggaggaggaggatgaagaagatgaagaagaagaagattcagaggaagaggaggaagacgaataCGAAGAAGATTCAGATGAAGAGGGCGACGATTCCTCATCTTCGGAGGAAGACTATGGCGATTCCTCCTCCAGCGAAGAGGATGGTGAGGACAGCtctgaggaaggtgaggattccTCTGAGGAAGGCGatgactcctcttcctcctcttcctcctcttcctctgaggAAGACGGTGAATACGGCCTTGTGTGGGGAGCTCGGGGTTGGACTCGCCAACGCCTTACCCCTGGTGCTCTTAGGCTGAATCAGGTCACCCCAAAACCCATCAGTGACACGCTGGAGGTCAAGCAGGCCAAGAAGAAGTTCTACGAACTGTACAAGACCCAGGCTGAGATGTCCTTCAACGCCCCCGACCACTGA